AAGTCATTTTTGATGTGGGTGCCAATGTGGGGCAATTTTTGGGGCGGGTTTTGCAGCATTTCCCGTCCGCGCATTGCCATGCGTTTGAACCTTTTCCGCAGGCTTTCGCCACCTTGCAACAATTTGCCGCACCGTATCCCAACGTCACGGCCCATTGTCTGGCGCTGGGAGACGAAGACGGAAACAAAGAATTGCATGTCAATGAAGCGAACGTGACCAATTCGCTACTGGCTACGGATGCCGCAGCCTCCCATTACTCTCCTCCGGGTTGGCAGGAAACGCGCGGCGTGCTCCCCGTCCCCGTCCGTCGCCTTGAAACCTTCTGCCGCGAACACAAGGTGGACCGCATAGATTTGTTGAAAGTGGATGCGCAGGGTTATGACCTGCGGATTTTGCAGGGGGCGGGCGCGCTGCTGGAGCAACACCGTATTCGCTGCCTGCTGTTGGAGGTGTTGTTTGTGCCGCTCTACGAGGGACAGGCTTATTTTCATGAGATTTACGATTTTCTCTGGCAGCGGCATTACCACCTGGTGGGC
This is a stretch of genomic DNA from Fontisphaera persica. It encodes these proteins:
- a CDS encoding FkbM family methyltransferase; amino-acid sequence: MKRLLPPALRRAMRAGLQRLGYDLVNQREWGRDSLMDVANLFGPSPPKVIFDVGANVGQFLGRVLQHFPSAHCHAFEPFPQAFATLQQFAAPYPNVTAHCLALGDEDGNKELHVNEANVTNSLLATDAAASHYSPPGWQETRGVLPVPVRRLETFCREHKVDRIDLLKVDAQGYDLRILQGAGALLEQHRIRCLLLEVLFVPLYEGQAYFHEIYDFLWQRHYHLVGLYEINRAPDGSAKWADALFVSHRPPSSP